From the genome of Aeromonas hydrophila subsp. hydrophila ATCC 7966:
CCGGTGGGCTTGCCCGCCGCCCTGATGATCGCCGCCGGCTTCTGGCACGCCCTGTTCGACCTGGGGGAGTGGACCTTGTGGGGCATCCAGCTGCTCACCCTGCTCGGGGTATTTTTGCTCGGGCTGCGCGGGGCGCGCTCTTCCGGCAACCTGCAACTGCTGATCGCGCTCGCCATTTTGGGGCTCACCCTGCTCATCTGGTTCAAGGGGGATATCAGCTGGCGCGACGCCGCCCGGCCGCTGCCGACGACGGACGAGTGGCCTGCCATGGCCACCGCGCTGGCGGTGATGTTCTGGTGTTTCGTCGGGCTTGAGGCCTTCGCCCACATGGGGGAGGAGTTCAAGCGACCGGAGCGGGACTATCCGCTGGCCCTGCTCGGCGGCGTGCTGCTGGCGGGGCTCATCTACTGGGTGCACTCGCTGGTGGTGCTCAAATACGGCCTCTACGGCGATGAGGCGACCAACGCCACCGCCATTCCGGCCCTGCTCTCGCTGCTGTTCGGCCCCACCGCCAAGTGGCTGGTGGCGGTGCTCGGCTATCTCTCCTGCTTTGCCAGCATCAACATCTACTTGCAGGGGTTTGCTCGGCTGATCTGGAGCATGGCGCGCGAAGGCAAGCTGCCGGTCTCGCTGGCCCGCCTCACCGCCCGTGGCGCGCCGCTGCGGGCCTTGAGTCTGGTGCTCGCCATCTGTCTGGTCTGCATCACCCTGATCATCTGGCTGCGACTGCCCCTCGATGAGCTGATCCGCTACGCCAACGGCAACTTCGTGCTGGTCTACCTGCTCTGCATGGCGGCGGGCTGGCGCCTGCTCGGCGGGGTGGGCAAGGGGCTGGCGGGGGTGAGTGTGCTGCTCTGTGCCCTGGTGCTGGTAGCGCTCGCCTCCCAGGTGCTCTATGCCGTCGTGCTCAGTCTGGGGTACGGCTGCTTCTCGCTGTGGCGGCGCAGACGCCGCCGCTCGGCATCCGATGAGGGTGTCTGCGCCATGAAGTAACCCGAAAAAAGCCCCGCAGTGTGGGGCTTTTTGTTGCAGGTCACAGGTTGGCGGGCAGGTCGCTGCGCAAGATGGCGTAGTGGCGCAGGGAGATAAAGCCATCCCCCTTGCGCTCGCACTCCCGCGCAGTGCCCTCGTAGTGAAAGCCCGCCCGCTCGAGCAGGCGGGCGGAGGGGAGGTTGGGCTCCTCCACCACCGCCAGCA
Proteins encoded in this window:
- the yjeH gene encoding L-methionine/branched-chain amino acid transporter, with the protein product MSGLKKDLGLWQGMGLLATSLLGTGIFVVPATAASLAGGASLWAWLLLIALVLPIAFTFARLGRRYPHAGGAPHLIGLAFGNGAERFSAFLFLAVLPVGLPAALMIAAGFWHALFDLGEWTLWGIQLLTLLGVFLLGLRGARSSGNLQLLIALAILGLTLLIWFKGDISWRDAARPLPTTDEWPAMATALAVMFWCFVGLEAFAHMGEEFKRPERDYPLALLGGVLLAGLIYWVHSLVVLKYGLYGDEATNATAIPALLSLLFGPTAKWLVAVLGYLSCFASINIYLQGFARLIWSMAREGKLPVSLARLTARGAPLRALSLVLAICLVCITLIIWLRLPLDELIRYANGNFVLVYLLCMAAGWRLLGGVGKGLAGVSVLLCALVLVALASQVLYAVVLSLGYGCFSLWRRRRRRSASDEGVCAMK